A DNA window from Chelativorans sp. AA-79 contains the following coding sequences:
- a CDS encoding SulP family inorganic anion transporter, with protein sequence MLARAHEPGFLDLFTPKLVTVLREGYGLSSLKADAVAGLTVAIVALPLSMAIAIASGVAPERGLYTSIIGGFFVSALGGSRFQIGGPAGAFIVLVLATVQMHGVDGLILATFLSGLLLLAIGFLRLGTFIKYIPYPVTVGFTSGIAVIILTSQLKDFLGLTLEGQEPGPFIPKLQALGAALPTLSPPAVGIALLAVAVILVLRRYRPHWPGFLIAVALTTLVAWAFSLPVETIGTRFGGIPQALPMPHLPELSLAKVVAVLPAALSFTLLGGIESLLSAVVADSMSGRRHRSNAELVAQGAANLASSLFGGICVTGTIARTAANVRAGARGPVSGMLHAAFLLVFMLVAAPLASFIPLSALAAILVVVAWNMAEKHQFASLFRSSRGDALVLLVTFLLVVFRDLTEGILVGFALGALLFLHRMSKVIEVDHAHPIAAADRPDDAPDGEPYPAALRTDEDIVVYRISGAFFFGAAASVATALDRMGGQPKTYIIDISEVDVLDSTAAATIEGFSRKAAWQGARVYLVGATTPMRHLLHKHGLHAPQVRFYRGLEAALKAARKGKRTQSPATSSRR encoded by the coding sequence ATGCTCGCCCGCGCTCACGAACCAGGTTTTCTCGATCTCTTCACGCCCAAGCTCGTCACGGTGCTGAGGGAAGGCTATGGTCTCTCCTCGCTCAAGGCCGACGCCGTGGCGGGGCTCACCGTCGCCATCGTCGCGCTGCCGCTGTCCATGGCGATCGCCATCGCCTCCGGCGTCGCGCCGGAGCGCGGGCTCTATACCTCAATTATCGGCGGCTTCTTCGTTTCGGCGCTCGGCGGGAGCCGATTCCAGATCGGCGGGCCGGCCGGCGCCTTCATCGTGCTTGTACTTGCCACGGTGCAGATGCATGGGGTGGACGGGCTTATCCTCGCCACATTCCTCTCGGGGCTCCTCCTACTTGCAATCGGCTTTCTGCGATTGGGTACTTTCATCAAATATATACCCTATCCCGTCACGGTCGGCTTCACATCCGGTATCGCCGTCATCATCCTGACCAGCCAGCTCAAGGATTTCCTGGGGCTCACCCTCGAAGGCCAGGAGCCCGGCCCCTTCATCCCCAAGCTGCAGGCGCTCGGTGCGGCCCTGCCGACGCTCAGTCCACCCGCGGTGGGCATCGCCCTCCTCGCTGTCGCGGTCATCCTCGTGTTGCGGCGCTACCGCCCGCACTGGCCGGGCTTTCTCATTGCCGTGGCGCTCACCACGCTCGTCGCCTGGGCCTTTTCGCTGCCGGTGGAGACGATCGGCACGCGCTTCGGCGGCATCCCGCAAGCGCTTCCCATGCCGCATCTGCCGGAGTTGTCGCTGGCAAAGGTCGTTGCCGTCCTGCCGGCGGCGCTCTCATTCACGCTTCTGGGCGGCATCGAAAGCCTGCTCTCCGCCGTGGTGGCGGATTCCATGAGCGGCAGGCGCCATCGTTCCAATGCGGAACTCGTCGCGCAGGGTGCGGCCAATCTCGCCTCCTCGCTTTTCGGCGGCATCTGCGTGACCGGCACCATCGCCCGCACGGCCGCGAATGTGCGCGCCGGCGCGCGGGGGCCCGTCTCCGGCATGCTGCATGCCGCCTTCCTGCTCGTCTTCATGCTGGTCGCTGCGCCACTCGCAAGTTTCATCCCGCTTTCGGCGCTTGCGGCCATCCTCGTGGTCGTCGCCTGGAACATGGCCGAAAAGCACCAGTTCGCTTCCCTTTTCAGGAGCTCGCGCGGCGATGCTCTCGTCCTCCTCGTCACTTTCCTCCTCGTCGTTTTCCGCGATCTGACGGAAGGCATCCTCGTCGGCTTCGCCCTGGGCGCGCTCCTCTTCCTGCACCGCATGTCCAAGGTGATCGAGGTCGACCACGCGCATCCGATCGCGGCAGCCGACAGGCCGGACGACGCGCCTGATGGGGAACCCTATCCGGCCGCGCTGAGGACCGACGAGGACATCGTCGTCTACCGCATTTCCGGTGCCTTCTTCTTCGGCGCAGCGGCGAGTGTCGCAACCGCGCTCGACCGTATGGGCGGCCAGCCGAAAACGTATATCATTGATATATCAGAAGTCGACGTGCTGGATTCCACTGCCGCCGCTACGATCGAGGGTTTTTCCCGCAAGGCCGCATGGCAAGGGGCGAGGGTCTATCTCGTCGGCGCCACGACGCCTATGCGCCATCTCCTGCACAAGCATGGCCTGCACGCGCCCCAGGTGCGCTTCTATCGCGGGTTGGAAGCTGCGTTGAAGGCTGCGAGGAAGGGAAAGAGGACACAATCACCTGCCACGTCATCCCGACGGTAG
- a CDS encoding septation protein A: MNPLLKLVLELGPLLVFFFANTRGEWLAERIPALGSLGGPLFIATALFMAATAIALAVSWSLTRTLPIMPLVSGVVVFVFGALTLYLHNETFIKMKPTIVNALFGAVLLGGLIFGRSLLGYVFDSAFKLDAEGWRKLTLRWGLFFLFLAVVNEVVWRSFSTDAWVAFKVWGIMPITILFTMSQMPLIMRHSLEGKQAGE; the protein is encoded by the coding sequence ATGAACCCGCTCCTGAAGCTGGTGTTGGAGCTGGGGCCGCTGCTCGTCTTCTTCTTCGCCAACACGCGCGGCGAATGGCTTGCGGAACGCATCCCGGCGCTCGGGAGCCTCGGCGGCCCGCTCTTCATCGCCACCGCGCTTTTCATGGCGGCGACGGCCATTGCGCTCGCCGTCTCCTGGTCGCTCACGCGCACGCTGCCCATCATGCCGCTCGTCTCCGGCGTCGTGGTGTTCGTCTTCGGCGCGCTGACGCTCTACCTGCACAACGAGACCTTCATCAAGATGAAGCCCACGATCGTCAACGCGCTGTTCGGCGCGGTGCTGCTGGGCGGCCTCATCTTCGGCAGATCGCTGCTCGGCTACGTCTTCGATTCGGCCTTCAAGCTAGACGCGGAAGGCTGGCGCAAGCTCACCCTGCGCTGGGGGCTCTTCTTTCTCTTCCTCGCGGTTGTGAACGAGGTGGTCTGGCGCTCCTTTTCCACCGATGCCTGGGTGGCCTTCAAGGTATGGGGCATCATGCCCATCACAATCCTCTTCACCATGAGCCAGATGCCGCTCATTATGCGGCATTCGCTGGAGGGAAAGCAGGCGGGCGAATAA
- the ftsY gene encoding signal recognition particle-docking protein FtsY codes for MAFGFIKKVFSFGKKEVEERPAEGEAPAEALTSTPTPEITPETPSQPEPGKPAEVPPEPEPAQPQEPAQPTEPSPAPEIPEPPQPEIPEPAPETPPEVPEPPREVPQPVPEQPPSPAPEIPQAPEPSRSPAPPEVPAPTVEGGGFPAPLAPEEAPAPVSPRPGFVEAQAEIAGEPDQASTLAEDLRQGRVTIARTVERKAEEAPAPTPEEPRRPWFQRLREGLSRSSRELRDNIAGIFLKRKLDEDTLQDLEDVLLRADLGLETAMRVTDALSAGRYGKDVSGAEVQAIMAEEIEKVLTPVALPLELDLSHKPHVILVVGVNGTGKTTTIGKLAAKLGQGGLKVMLAAGDTFRAAAIEQLKIWGERTGAPVVSSKLGADAAGLAYDAYEKAKAAGSDVLIIDTAGRLQNKTELMSELEKIVRVLGKHDPEAPHTVLQTLDATTGQNALNQVEIFRNVAGVSGLVMTKLDGTARGGILVAIAAKHKLPVYFIGVGEGIDDLEPFSAGDFAKAIAGVS; via the coding sequence ATGGCGTTCGGTTTCATCAAGAAGGTTTTCTCTTTCGGCAAGAAGGAGGTCGAGGAGAGGCCGGCGGAGGGCGAAGCGCCCGCCGAGGCGCTGACGAGCACCCCGACGCCCGAGATCACGCCGGAAACGCCTTCCCAGCCGGAGCCCGGGAAACCTGCCGAAGTGCCGCCGGAGCCCGAGCCGGCCCAGCCGCAGGAGCCGGCGCAACCGACGGAGCCTTCGCCCGCCCCCGAAATCCCGGAACCGCCGCAGCCGGAAATCCCCGAGCCCGCTCCGGAGACCCCGCCCGAGGTGCCGGAGCCGCCTCGGGAGGTCCCGCAGCCGGTCCCGGAGCAGCCGCCGAGCCCTGCGCCGGAAATTCCGCAGGCGCCGGAGCCGTCCCGGTCGCCGGCCCCGCCCGAAGTCCCCGCGCCCACAGTGGAAGGGGGAGGGTTTCCCGCGCCCCTTGCGCCCGAAGAGGCACCGGCGCCCGTCTCCCCCCGTCCCGGCTTCGTCGAAGCGCAGGCCGAGATTGCGGGAGAACCGGATCAGGCAAGCACGCTTGCGGAAGACTTGCGCCAGGGGCGGGTCACCATCGCCAGGACGGTCGAACGCAAGGCGGAAGAAGCCCCCGCGCCCACCCCTGAAGAGCCGCGCAGACCCTGGTTCCAGCGGCTGCGCGAGGGCCTGTCTCGCTCCTCGCGCGAGTTGCGCGACAACATCGCGGGCATCTTCCTCAAGCGGAAGCTCGACGAAGACACGCTGCAGGATCTTGAAGACGTGCTCCTGCGCGCCGATCTCGGGCTCGAGACGGCGATGCGCGTGACCGACGCGCTGTCGGCGGGCCGTTACGGCAAGGACGTCTCCGGCGCCGAGGTGCAGGCGATCATGGCGGAGGAGATCGAGAAGGTGCTGACGCCGGTGGCCCTGCCGCTGGAACTCGATCTCTCCCACAAGCCGCACGTGATCCTCGTGGTGGGCGTCAACGGCACCGGCAAGACGACGACGATCGGCAAGCTCGCCGCCAAGCTCGGCCAGGGCGGTCTCAAGGTGATGCTGGCGGCGGGCGACACGTTTCGAGCCGCCGCGATCGAGCAGCTCAAGATCTGGGGCGAGCGGACGGGCGCGCCGGTCGTCTCCTCCAAGCTCGGCGCCGATGCGGCGGGCCTTGCCTACGACGCCTACGAGAAGGCGAAGGCGGCGGGAAGCGACGTGCTCATCATCGATACGGCGGGCCGGCTGCAGAACAAGACCGAACTGATGTCGGAGCTGGAAAAGATCGTCCGCGTGCTCGGCAAGCACGATCCCGAAGCGCCTCACACGGTTCTGCAGACGCTCGACGCCACGACCGGCCAGAACGCCCTTAATCAGGTCGAAATCTTCCGCAATGTTGCGGGGGTCTCAGGGCTGGTGATGACGAAGCTCGACGGCACGGCGCGCGGGGGCATTCTCGTGGCCATCGCCGCCAAGCACAAGCTGCCGGTCTATTTCATCGGCGTCGGCGAAGGGATCGACGATCTGGAACCTTTTTCGGCTGGCGACTTTGCCAAGGCAATCGCAGGAGTAAGTTGA
- the mtaB gene encoding tRNA (N(6)-L-threonylcarbamoyladenosine(37)-C(2))-methylthiotransferase MtaB, translating into MAVDVLTFGCRLNAYESEVIKREADAAGLSALQGGAVIVNTCAVTAEAVRQARQAIRKARREHPEARIIVTGCAAQTEPGTFGAMDEVDLVLGNEEKLKANSYRALPDFGINRFEKVRVNDIMEVRETASHMVDAIEGRARAFVQVQNGCDHRCTFCIIPYGRGNSRSVPMGAVVDQVRRLVENGYAEVVLTGVDLTSYGADLPGTPKLGRLVRTILRQVPELRRLRLSSIDSIEADADLMAALAEEERLMPHLHLSLQAGDDMVLKRMKRRHLRADSIRFCEEVRRLRPDVVFGADIIAGFPTETEEMFENSLRIVEECGLTHLHVFPFSPREGTPAARMPQVARDMVKERAARLRAAGDAAYQRHLVSLGGTRQRILIERDGLGRTEGFTLAAIETGRPGEIVEAFVTGHDGERLTATIREAA; encoded by the coding sequence ATGGCGGTCGACGTCCTCACCTTCGGCTGCCGGCTCAACGCCTACGAATCCGAGGTGATCAAGCGGGAGGCCGACGCCGCGGGGCTTTCCGCGCTCCAAGGCGGCGCGGTGATCGTCAACACCTGCGCGGTGACGGCGGAGGCCGTGCGCCAGGCCCGGCAGGCGATCCGCAAGGCGCGCCGCGAGCACCCTGAGGCGCGCATCATCGTCACCGGCTGCGCGGCGCAGACGGAGCCCGGCACTTTCGGCGCGATGGACGAAGTGGACCTCGTGCTGGGCAATGAGGAGAAGCTGAAGGCAAACAGCTACCGCGCCCTGCCCGATTTCGGCATCAACCGGTTCGAGAAGGTGCGCGTCAACGACATCATGGAGGTGCGCGAGACCGCCTCGCACATGGTGGACGCCATCGAGGGCCGCGCCCGCGCCTTCGTGCAGGTGCAGAACGGCTGCGACCACCGCTGCACCTTCTGCATCATCCCTTACGGCCGCGGCAATTCCCGTTCCGTGCCCATGGGCGCAGTGGTTGACCAGGTGCGCCGGCTTGTGGAGAACGGCTATGCCGAGGTGGTGCTGACGGGCGTGGACCTGACCAGCTACGGTGCCGACCTGCCGGGAACGCCGAAGCTTGGCCGGCTGGTGCGAACGATCCTGCGGCAGGTGCCGGAGCTGAGACGGCTGCGCCTCTCCTCCATCGATTCCATCGAGGCGGATGCGGACTTGATGGCGGCGCTTGCCGAGGAGGAGCGGCTGATGCCGCATCTGCATCTTTCGCTCCAGGCCGGAGACGACATGGTCCTGAAACGCATGAAGCGGCGGCATCTGCGCGCCGATTCCATCCGCTTCTGCGAAGAGGTGCGGCGGCTCAGGCCCGACGTGGTCTTCGGCGCGGACATCATCGCCGGCTTCCCGACCGAGACGGAGGAGATGTTCGAGAACTCGCTCCGGATCGTGGAGGAGTGCGGGCTGACGCATCTTCACGTGTTCCCCTTCTCGCCCCGCGAGGGCACGCCGGCCGCCCGCATGCCGCAGGTGGCGCGCGATATGGTGAAGGAACGTGCCGCACGCCTGCGTGCCGCCGGTGACGCCGCCTACCAAAGGCATCTGGTGAGCCTCGGCGGAACGCGCCAGCGCATCCTGATCGAGCGCGACGGGCTCGGCCGCACGGAAGGCTTCACGCTTGCCGCGATCGAGACAGGCCGGCCTGGCGAGATCGTGGAAGCCTTCGTCACCGGCCACGACGGCGAGCGGTTGACGGCAACCATCCGCGAAGCGGCTTGA
- the dapF gene encoding diaminopimelate epimerase, giving the protein MAGQASFAKMNGLGNAIIVADMRGRAGRVNPDAARALAADPATHFDQIMAIHDPRLPGTDSYVEIINSDGSQAQACGNGMRCVVQALAAETGRRAFTFQTVAGVLTAEEHETGLISVDMGKPCFGWQEIPLAEEFRDTRKIELQVGPIDAPVLHSPSVASMGNPHAIFWVEDDPYSYDLERFGPMLENHPIFPERANITVARVDSPGELTMRTWERGAGLTLACGSAACAAAVSAARTGRTGRRVTVNLPGGPLQIFWRDDDHVMMTGPAEWEFSGRFDPETGAWERETAGVA; this is encoded by the coding sequence ATGGCCGGACAGGCGTCATTCGCGAAGATGAACGGGCTCGGCAATGCGATCATCGTTGCCGATATGCGCGGCCGTGCGGGCCGCGTGAACCCGGACGCCGCGCGCGCGCTCGCTGCCGACCCGGCCACACATTTCGACCAGATCATGGCGATCCACGATCCGCGCCTACCGGGCACGGACAGTTATGTCGAGATCATCAATTCCGACGGCAGCCAGGCGCAGGCCTGCGGCAACGGCATGCGCTGCGTGGTGCAGGCGCTTGCCGCCGAGACCGGACGGCGGGCCTTTACGTTCCAGACCGTGGCGGGCGTGCTGACGGCGGAAGAGCACGAAACCGGTCTGATCTCGGTCGACATGGGCAAGCCCTGCTTCGGCTGGCAGGAGATTCCGCTTGCCGAGGAGTTCCGCGACACGCGCAAGATCGAGTTGCAGGTGGGTCCGATCGACGCGCCCGTGCTGCATTCGCCCTCCGTGGCCTCGATGGGCAACCCGCACGCCATATTCTGGGTCGAGGACGATCCCTACTCCTATGATCTGGAGCGTTTCGGGCCGATGCTCGAAAACCATCCGATCTTCCCGGAGCGCGCCAACATCACCGTCGCCCGCGTGGATTCGCCCGGGGAACTCACCATGCGCACCTGGGAGCGCGGCGCGGGGCTGACACTCGCCTGCGGCTCTGCCGCCTGCGCGGCCGCCGTCTCGGCCGCCCGCACCGGCCGCACGGGCCGGCGCGTGACCGTGAACCTGCCGGGCGGGCCGCTTCAGATCTTCTGGCGCGACGACGACCACGTGATGATGACCGGGCCTGCGGAGTGGGAGTTTTCCGGCCGCTTCGACCCCGAGACGGGAGCGTGGGAGCGCGAGACGGCAGGGGTGGCCTGA
- a CDS encoding DUF1328 family protein — protein sequence MLEWILILLIVAAVAGLLGLNSLAGVAMTGVKILIGIVLVLFLLAVLGVFAIA from the coding sequence ATGCTTGAGTGGATACTCATTCTTTTGATCGTAGCAGCCGTTGCCGGCCTGCTCGGCTTGAATTCGCTTGCAGGCGTGGCGATGACGGGCGTCAAGATCCTGATCGGCATCGTGCTCGTGCTCTTCCTGCTGGCCGTACTCGGCGTCTTCGCGATTGCCTGA
- a CDS encoding protease inhibitor Inh/omp19 family protein, whose product MPSSKTGVFAISLLALALAGCQSERLNPVPARAPQPLPAAPSGTVTGSQLPPPAQPGAGGFPPAPGQTGTEMAAVDPAGQAAAASAAPIEKNSLLGSWSVNTGGSTCQMFLTLTKYGNSSRGGTRGCSNELANMRAWDVAGNQVVVYDEGGNTIARLNSTGAGSYSGQTTGGSSISLSR is encoded by the coding sequence ATGCCGAGTTCGAAAACCGGAGTTTTTGCGATTTCGCTTCTGGCGCTTGCCTTGGCCGGCTGCCAGTCGGAGCGGCTCAACCCGGTGCCAGCGCGCGCGCCGCAACCGCTGCCCGCGGCGCCCTCCGGCACCGTGACCGGCAGCCAGCTTCCTCCGCCCGCACAGCCCGGTGCAGGCGGGTTCCCGCCCGCTCCCGGCCAGACGGGAACCGAGATGGCTGCCGTCGATCCGGCCGGCCAGGCCGCAGCCGCCTCCGCCGCGCCCATCGAGAAGAACAGCCTGCTCGGCTCGTGGAGCGTCAACACGGGCGGCTCGACCTGCCAGATGTTCCTGACGCTCACCAAATACGGCAATTCGTCCCGCGGCGGTACGCGCGGCTGTTCCAACGAGCTTGCCAATATGCGGGCCTGGGATGTCGCCGGCAATCAAGTCGTCGTCTATGATGAAGGCGGCAACACGATCGCTCGCCTTAATTCCACCGGGGCAGGCAGCTATAGCGGCCAGACGACGGGCGGCTCGTCGATCTCGCTTTCCCGCTGA
- the zapE gene encoding cell division protein ZapE, with translation MSLRDVETHPSVARRYAHMVETGAVSRDEQQEKVAVALDGLISRIAERRLARKSSALGWLFAKGRRNREPVTGLYLYGGVGRGKTMLMDLFFELVPVRGKRRVHFNAFMADVHDRIAAHRAALKNGETRETDPIPPVAAALASEAWVLCFDEFSVTDIADAMILSRLFSALFAEGVVLVATSNVAPDDLYRDGLNRGLFEPFIDVLKRHAKIMHLDAGTDYRLEKLSRLPVYLTPLGPEADRTMDEAWEAAAGGREGHEETLTVKGRSVAVPKAAGRAARFDFADLCSKPLGARDYLAIAQRFDTVFIDHVPAMDLSRRNEAKRFILLVDTLYDSRTRVFLSAEAAPEALYRAASGTEKFEFDRTASRLVEMQSREWALNAPEPEVSAAR, from the coding sequence ATGTCCCTGCGTGACGTAGAAACCCATCCTTCCGTTGCGCGGCGCTACGCGCATATGGTCGAGACGGGAGCCGTGTCCCGTGACGAGCAGCAGGAGAAGGTCGCGGTCGCGCTCGACGGCCTGATCTCGCGCATCGCGGAGCGTCGGCTCGCCCGCAAGTCCAGCGCGCTGGGCTGGCTTTTCGCCAAAGGCAGGAGAAACAGGGAGCCCGTTACCGGGCTCTATCTTTATGGGGGGGTCGGGCGCGGCAAGACCATGCTCATGGACCTCTTCTTCGAACTCGTGCCGGTGCGGGGGAAAAGGCGCGTCCATTTCAACGCTTTCATGGCCGACGTGCATGACCGTATCGCCGCCCACCGTGCCGCGCTCAAGAACGGGGAAACGCGCGAGACGGACCCGATCCCTCCGGTCGCCGCGGCCCTCGCGAGCGAGGCGTGGGTGCTGTGCTTCGACGAGTTCTCCGTGACCGACATCGCCGACGCGATGATCCTTTCCCGCCTTTTCTCCGCCCTGTTCGCCGAAGGCGTGGTGCTGGTGGCGACCTCGAACGTGGCGCCGGACGATCTTTACCGTGACGGCCTCAACCGCGGCCTGTTCGAGCCCTTCATCGACGTCCTGAAGCGGCATGCCAAGATCATGCATCTCGACGCCGGCACCGACTACAGGCTGGAGAAGCTCAGTCGCCTTCCGGTCTATCTCACGCCGCTGGGCCCCGAGGCCGATCGCACGATGGACGAAGCGTGGGAAGCGGCCGCAGGCGGCCGGGAAGGGCACGAGGAGACCCTGACGGTCAAGGGGCGGAGCGTGGCGGTGCCGAAGGCCGCCGGCCGCGCGGCACGCTTCGACTTCGCCGATCTGTGCAGCAAACCGCTCGGCGCGCGCGACTATCTCGCCATCGCTCAGCGCTTCGACACGGTCTTCATCGACCACGTGCCGGCGATGGACCTTTCGCGACGGAACGAGGCCAAACGCTTCATCCTGCTTGTCGACACGCTCTATGACAGCCGCACGCGGGTGTTCCTCTCCGCCGAAGCGGCACCGGAGGCGCTCTACCGGGCCGCCTCCGGAACGGAGAAATTCGAGTTCGACAGAACCGCCTCGCGGCTTGTCGAGATGCAGAGCCGCGAATGGGCACTGAATGCGCCGGAGCCGGAGGTTTCCGCGGCCCGATAA
- the mdh gene encoding malate dehydrogenase, whose product MARNKIALIGSGMIGGTLAHLVGLKELGDVVLFDIAEGIPQGKSLDIAESSPVEGFDAKYLGANDYAAIEGADVCIVTAGVPRKPGMSRDDLLGINLKVMEQVGAGIRKYAPNAFVICITNPLDAMVWALQKFSGMPKSHVVGMAGVLDSARFRYFLAEEFKVSVEDVTAFVLGGHGDSMVPLTRYSTVAGIPIPDLVKMGWTTQEKIDQIVQRTRDGGAEIVGLLKTGSAFYAPASAAIAMAEAFLKDKKRVLPCAAHVSGQYGVKDLYLGVPVVIGAGGVERIIEIDLNKTEQKMFESSVGAVEGLCTACAEIAPALKK is encoded by the coding sequence ATGGCTCGCAACAAAATCGCTCTCATCGGTTCGGGCATGATCGGCGGCACGCTTGCCCATCTGGTCGGCCTGAAGGAACTGGGTGACGTCGTCCTGTTCGACATCGCCGAAGGCATTCCGCAGGGCAAGAGCCTCGACATCGCCGAATCCTCCCCGGTCGAAGGCTTCGACGCGAAATATCTGGGCGCGAACGACTATGCGGCGATCGAGGGCGCGGATGTCTGCATCGTGACGGCTGGCGTGCCGCGCAAGCCGGGCATGAGCCGAGACGACCTCCTGGGCATCAATCTGAAGGTGATGGAGCAGGTGGGCGCCGGCATCAGGAAGTATGCGCCCAACGCCTTCGTGATCTGCATCACCAATCCGCTCGACGCCATGGTATGGGCGTTGCAGAAGTTCTCCGGCATGCCCAAGAGCCACGTGGTGGGCATGGCGGGCGTGCTCGATTCGGCCCGCTTCCGCTACTTCCTTGCGGAGGAGTTCAAGGTTTCCGTGGAGGACGTGACGGCCTTCGTGCTCGGCGGCCACGGCGATTCCATGGTGCCGCTGACGCGCTATTCCACCGTTGCCGGCATCCCCATTCCGGACCTCGTGAAGATGGGCTGGACCACGCAGGAGAAGATCGACCAAATCGTGCAGCGCACGCGCGACGGGGGCGCGGAGATCGTCGGCCTCCTCAAGACCGGCTCGGCCTTCTACGCGCCGGCCTCCGCGGCCATCGCCATGGCGGAGGCCTTTCTCAAGGACAAGAAGCGCGTGCTTCCCTGTGCAGCGCATGTCTCCGGCCAGTACGGCGTGAAGGACCTCTATCTGGGCGTGCCGGTGGTGATCGGCGCCGGTGGTGTGGAGCGCATCATCGAGATCGACCTGAACAAGACCGAGCAAAAGATGTTCGAAAGTTCGGTGGGCGCCGTCGAGGGCCTGTGCACGGCCTGTGCAGAAATCGCGCCGGCCCTGAAAAAGTAG
- the sucC gene encoding ADP-forming succinate--CoA ligase subunit beta, with amino-acid sequence MNIHEYQAKELLKGYGAPVAQGVAVFTPDEAEAAAKRLPGPLYVVKSQIHAGGRGKGKFKELGPDAKGGVRLARSVEDVVANVKEMLGNTLVTKQTGPGGRQVNRLYVEDGADIARELYLSILIDRTVGRPAFVVSTEGGMDIEAVAEETPDKILTLAVDPEKGVTAEDVAKINAALELDGEAARDGEALFPTLYKAFTEKDMSLLEINPLIVMENGRLRVLDAKVSFDNNALFRHEDVVALRDTTEEDAKEIEASRYDLSYVALDGDIGCMVNGAGLAMATMDIIKLYGAEPANFLDVGGGASKEKVTAAFKIITADPNVKGILVNIFGGIMRCDVIAEGVVAAVKEVGLKVPLVVRLEGTNVDLGKKILAESGLDVTPADDLDDAAKKIVAAVKGA; translated from the coding sequence ATGAACATCCATGAATATCAGGCCAAGGAACTCCTGAAGGGTTACGGCGCACCGGTCGCGCAGGGCGTGGCGGTGTTCACGCCCGATGAGGCGGAGGCCGCCGCAAAAAGACTGCCCGGACCGCTCTATGTGGTGAAGAGCCAGATCCATGCCGGCGGGCGCGGCAAGGGCAAGTTCAAGGAACTCGGCCCCGACGCCAAGGGCGGCGTGCGGCTCGCCAGGTCCGTCGAGGACGTGGTGGCCAATGTCAAGGAGATGCTCGGCAATACGCTGGTCACCAAGCAGACCGGTCCCGGGGGCAGGCAGGTGAACCGCCTTTATGTCGAGGACGGCGCCGACATCGCCCGCGAGCTCTATCTCTCGATCCTCATCGACCGCACGGTCGGCCGGCCCGCCTTCGTCGTCTCCACCGAGGGCGGCATGGACATCGAGGCCGTGGCGGAGGAGACGCCGGACAAGATCCTGACTCTCGCCGTCGATCCCGAAAAGGGCGTGACGGCGGAGGATGTAGCCAAGATCAATGCAGCGCTCGAGCTCGATGGCGAGGCGGCCAGGGACGGCGAGGCGCTGTTCCCGACGCTCTACAAAGCCTTCACCGAGAAGGACATGAGCCTGCTCGAGATCAACCCGCTGATCGTGATGGAGAACGGCCGCCTGCGCGTGCTCGACGCCAAGGTCTCCTTCGACAACAACGCGCTCTTCCGCCACGAGGACGTCGTCGCGCTGCGCGACACGACGGAGGAAGACGCCAAGGAGATCGAGGCCTCCAGATACGACCTCTCCTATGTGGCGCTGGACGGCGATATCGGCTGCATGGTGAACGGCGCCGGCCTTGCCATGGCGACCATGGACATCATCAAACTCTATGGCGCCGAGCCCGCCAACTTCCTCGATGTGGGGGGCGGCGCGTCCAAGGAGAAGGTGACGGCCGCCTTCAAGATCATCACCGCCGACCCGAACGTGAAGGGCATCCTGGTCAACATCTTCGGCGGCATCATGCGCTGCGACGTGATCGCGGAAGGTGTGGTGGCCGCCGTGAAGGAAGTCGGCCTCAAGGTCCCGCTCGTCGTTCGTCTCGAAGGCACCAATGTCGATCTCGGCAAGAAGATCCTCGCCGAGAGCGGCCTCGACGTGACTCCCGCCGACGACCTCGACGACGCGGCCAAGAAGATCGTGGCGGCGGTGAAGGGAGCCTGA
- a CDS encoding cupin domain-containing protein produces the protein MPPRKINLLEAADRQIQKVFDPHVAGDVNESQAKVAKFGEVFDWHAHEKEDEAFLVLRGRIAIDFRDGSVELDEGEFLVVPRAVEHRPRSLTREPVVLMFEPATTLNTGNAESDLTVTELKRL, from the coding sequence ATGCCGCCCCGGAAGATCAACCTGCTGGAAGCGGCGGACCGCCAAATTCAGAAGGTATTCGACCCGCACGTGGCCGGCGATGTGAACGAATCCCAGGCGAAGGTCGCCAAGTTCGGCGAGGTCTTCGACTGGCATGCTCACGAGAAGGAGGACGAGGCGTTCCTCGTTCTGCGCGGGCGGATCGCGATCGATTTCCGGGACGGCTCCGTCGAACTCGACGAGGGCGAGTTCCTCGTCGTGCCGCGGGCGGTGGAGCACCGTCCGCGTTCTCTGACCAGGGAACCGGTGGTGCTGATGTTCGAACCCGCCACGACCCTCAATACCGGCAATGCCGAAAGTGACCTCACCGTCACCGAGCTGAAGCGTCTGTAG